In the genome of Leucobacter luti, one region contains:
- a CDS encoding trans-aconitate 2-methyltransferase has product MNVSATPLLLIVDEISAGTASIDICFDGARVWSIDVRDEDPAGGPHRFAWPQALQPFLTGRTRLSVHDSGSSVELAASETMFDDEAGRTRVTDEVGAPLVINKWGRLGVALEALGEEVQELILERSARLIALLEGLGLRPFVVGGTLLGAVRTGKLLPHDDDADIAYLSEHDSPADVAVEAFRVGSQLVAAGYELRRHSATHMQLLFRDDSGAVEHYIDVFAAFFTTDGKINQPFHVRGDMRRDELLPFGSVEINRLQFPAPADPARWLTVNYDANWRTPIPGYVLETPVATRRRFENWFGSFNLHREFWDERFAHGAVRGGDPQWASGAAWLLAEVAAFSSSTLVDLGCGDGVLTRALAAAHPGPNALGLDYSDVGLHVSRAGAMNGDSVTFAHTNFYRLTALAAPRANGVSGPFDAVANHLFEQLGHRGREQGWRLLRMALRSGGSARFTFNAHHAPDVHFDDPTGWHLTEGELSAEAASYGLRVEFVPLPVTAPSFAERRPIGARVHLGSHATPTSRPGRAA; this is encoded by the coding sequence ATGAACGTATCCGCCACCCCACTTCTCCTCATCGTCGATGAGATCTCTGCTGGCACCGCATCTATCGATATCTGTTTTGACGGCGCACGCGTGTGGTCGATCGATGTTCGTGACGAGGATCCGGCCGGTGGGCCGCACCGATTCGCGTGGCCGCAAGCGCTCCAGCCATTCCTTACTGGACGTACTCGACTCAGCGTGCACGACTCCGGCTCCAGCGTCGAGCTTGCTGCGTCCGAGACGATGTTTGACGATGAGGCCGGACGTACCAGGGTCACCGATGAGGTCGGCGCTCCGCTTGTGATTAACAAGTGGGGTCGGCTCGGTGTCGCGCTCGAAGCCCTGGGTGAAGAGGTCCAGGAGCTCATCCTTGAACGCTCTGCACGACTCATAGCTCTGCTCGAAGGGCTCGGGCTGCGACCCTTCGTTGTTGGCGGCACGCTGCTCGGAGCGGTGCGGACCGGAAAGCTTCTCCCCCACGATGACGACGCAGATATTGCGTATCTCTCAGAACATGATTCGCCCGCAGATGTCGCGGTCGAAGCGTTCCGCGTTGGATCTCAACTCGTTGCAGCAGGCTACGAGCTGCGTCGCCACAGCGCAACACATATGCAATTGCTGTTCCGCGACGACAGCGGCGCCGTAGAGCACTACATCGACGTGTTTGCCGCGTTCTTCACGACAGACGGGAAAATCAATCAACCGTTCCATGTCCGGGGTGACATGCGCCGCGACGAACTCCTCCCGTTCGGATCCGTTGAGATCAACCGACTGCAGTTCCCTGCCCCGGCGGACCCGGCACGCTGGCTCACCGTAAACTACGATGCGAACTGGCGTACGCCGATCCCTGGGTATGTGCTCGAGACCCCGGTGGCGACTCGCCGCCGGTTTGAAAACTGGTTCGGATCTTTTAATCTGCACCGTGAGTTCTGGGACGAGCGGTTTGCGCACGGCGCCGTCCGCGGCGGAGATCCACAGTGGGCCTCTGGTGCAGCGTGGCTACTCGCGGAAGTCGCAGCATTCTCCTCGTCGACCCTGGTCGATCTGGGTTGCGGAGACGGCGTCTTGACGCGTGCTCTCGCCGCAGCCCACCCTGGCCCGAACGCCCTCGGACTCGACTATTCAGATGTGGGCCTGCACGTGAGTCGCGCTGGAGCGATGAACGGTGATTCTGTGACGTTCGCCCACACAAACTTTTACCGGCTCACGGCGCTCGCTGCACCCCGGGCGAACGGAGTTTCGGGCCCTTTTGATGCCGTTGCAAACCATCTCTTCGAACAGCTCGGACACCGCGGCCGGGAACAGGGGTGGCGTCTCCTGCGAATGGCGCTCCGCAGCGGTGGCAGCGCTCGGTTCACCTTCAATGCTCACCATGCACCAGACGTTCACTTCGATGACCCAACCGGCTGGCACCTCACTGAAGGGGAACTCAGCGCCGAGGCTGCGTCCTACGGACTCCGCGTCGAATTTGTGCCGCTCCCCGTAACTGCTCCGAGTTTCGCTGAGCGCCGCCCGATCGGGGCCAGAGTGCACCTCGGCTCTCACGCAACTCCTACCTCACGCCCAGGGAGGGCAGCATGA
- a CDS encoding Gfo/Idh/MocA family protein: MANPNIVLFGAGTMGRNHARIISASARANLVGIVDPFEQNGRAATDLYGGDWFPAAEEALKHADAVVVAASTEYHYDIARQILDAGIPVLIEKPICPSLEQTEEILTIAEQRGVPVQCGFLERYNAGVIAAESLIEDPVYVRAERHSPYWARIKTGVAWDMLVHDADLVSRLFGSVSPSTVSAELGYFHPESQPGAEDVIDMTLRFPNNGIASASASRIGQRKVRRLTIQSLTSMVEVDLLLRSVTKYRHANIESTDGRAGFKQMTEMEVPEVSGLEPLAAQFEHFVDLVQGTVDMDEERRSILPAHRIIASALSSEA; encoded by the coding sequence ATGGCAAACCCGAACATCGTGCTTTTCGGAGCTGGAACGATGGGCCGCAATCACGCTCGGATTATTTCCGCCTCCGCGCGCGCCAACCTCGTCGGCATCGTCGACCCGTTCGAGCAGAACGGGCGCGCGGCAACTGACCTCTACGGCGGCGACTGGTTCCCAGCAGCCGAGGAAGCGCTCAAGCACGCTGACGCGGTGGTTGTCGCGGCGTCGACCGAGTACCACTACGACATCGCGCGTCAGATCTTGGACGCCGGCATTCCGGTGCTCATTGAAAAGCCGATCTGCCCCTCGCTCGAGCAGACCGAAGAGATTCTGACCATCGCAGAGCAGCGTGGCGTCCCCGTGCAGTGCGGCTTCCTTGAGCGCTATAACGCCGGCGTGATCGCCGCGGAGTCGCTCATCGAGGATCCAGTGTATGTTCGTGCCGAGCGGCACTCGCCGTACTGGGCGCGCATTAAGACCGGTGTTGCCTGGGACATGCTCGTGCACGACGCAGACCTCGTGTCGCGTCTCTTCGGTTCAGTGTCTCCGTCCACTGTGAGCGCAGAACTCGGGTACTTCCATCCGGAGTCGCAACCGGGAGCTGAAGACGTCATCGACATGACCCTTCGGTTCCCGAACAACGGAATCGCCTCCGCCTCTGCGAGCCGGATCGGTCAGCGTAAGGTGCGTCGTCTCACGATCCAGTCGCTCACCTCCATGGTTGAGGTGGATCTGCTGCTCCGGAGTGTCACGAAGTATCGTCACGCCAATATCGAGAGCACGGATGGCCGCGCCGGATTCAAACAGATGACGGAGATGGAGGTGCCAGAGGTCTCTGGCCTCGAGCCCCTCGCAGCGCAGTTCGAGCACTTTGTTGATCTCGTCCAGGGTACGGTCGACATGGACGAAGAGAGACGGAGCATTCTGCCTGCACACCGCATCATCGCGTCGGCGCTCAGCTCCGAGGCCTAA
- a CDS encoding glycosyltransferase gives MRIIITTRIYRPEPSAASFFLGSVADALTAGGHEVEVLTAKPLPGQGEASRGERVKTFPVLRDANGYVRGYLQYMSFDIPLAFRLLFSRRPAAVFVEPPPTTGAVVRVVCALRQIPYVYDAADIWSDAAAQATSSGVVVKVLRLLEKFAMRGAAELVTISHGVVDRVRQLGVTTPIDVAGFGADTSVFGYREVPHEKLFIYAGTYTGLHGADILIEAFALFSETHPGYRLRFIGNGTGQDAMVSRATALGIAAAVEFAEPVPAAELSPQLSSAVASLATLKPGGGYEYAFTSKAYSSLAAGCPVIFAGPGPTAPFIAEAATQVPVGAAVEYEPEAIAAAMRAAVDAPLSASERQRVAVWTAEHHSMRAVAERVAARIAAVGSRPGSRTA, from the coding sequence ATGCGGATCATTATTACTACCAGGATCTACCGGCCCGAACCGTCGGCTGCGTCGTTCTTCCTCGGTTCTGTCGCTGACGCGCTGACGGCTGGGGGCCACGAGGTCGAGGTACTCACCGCAAAACCACTGCCCGGTCAAGGCGAAGCCTCGCGCGGCGAGCGGGTGAAGACCTTTCCGGTCTTGCGCGACGCGAACGGGTACGTGCGCGGCTACCTGCAGTACATGAGTTTTGATATCCCGCTCGCCTTCCGGCTGCTGTTCTCGCGCCGCCCGGCCGCCGTGTTTGTTGAGCCACCGCCCACCACTGGCGCCGTCGTCCGAGTCGTGTGTGCGCTGCGACAGATTCCCTATGTCTACGACGCTGCGGACATCTGGTCTGATGCGGCGGCGCAGGCAACGAGCTCCGGTGTCGTGGTCAAGGTGCTGCGCTTGCTCGAAAAGTTTGCGATGCGGGGTGCCGCTGAGCTCGTCACGATCTCACACGGAGTCGTCGATCGGGTCAGGCAGCTTGGGGTCACGACCCCGATCGACGTTGCTGGCTTCGGTGCGGACACTTCCGTGTTCGGATATCGAGAGGTCCCGCACGAGAAACTCTTCATTTACGCCGGGACCTACACGGGACTCCACGGCGCAGACATCCTGATCGAGGCATTCGCGCTGTTTTCCGAGACTCACCCCGGCTACCGGCTCCGTTTCATTGGCAATGGCACCGGTCAGGACGCCATGGTGTCGCGGGCGACTGCGCTCGGTATCGCTGCTGCTGTTGAGTTCGCTGAACCGGTACCTGCTGCCGAGCTCAGTCCCCAGCTCTCCAGCGCAGTCGCCAGCCTCGCTACGCTGAAACCAGGCGGAGGTTACGAGTACGCCTTCACCTCAAAAGCATACTCGTCGCTCGCGGCAGGCTGCCCGGTCATCTTCGCTGGCCCCGGCCCCACGGCTCCCTTCATTGCAGAAGCCGCAACACAGGTGCCCGTCGGTGCGGCGGTCGAATACGAGCCCGAGGCCATCGCTGCGGCAATGCGCGCTGCTGTCGATGCCCCGCTCAGCGCCTCTGAGCGACAGCGCGTCGCGGTATGGACCGCAGAGCACCATTCGATGCGCGCCGTGGCCGAGCGCGTCGCCGCACGCATCGCTGCTGTTGGGTCGCGCCCCGGGTCGAGGACCGCATGA
- a CDS encoding ABC transporter ATP-binding protein — MKEIWSVLRQLLPLLPQGAQRYFVGFMVATSLITALDAVGMALLAIVIGPALTGDTISLPVIGDVAPESAPIFVLIALLLMILKSVLNVVLQWFATRRFARYELEIGDRLFRAYINSSWEERAKRSVAEITRIADAGIANTMAGFVLPIMRIPSSFFTFVLVLGVLVVADPMTSAIAFVYLSLVMLLVHFVVTKRALEAGQVNLYYGYRVANLMTEMIDALKELSLRNRLSEVADLVTNNRRHSVRARANGAFLGILPGFAYEAALFGGVILIGGFAVWQGGMAAGLSSVALFAMTGIRLIPALTGLQGGIVQATASTPGAKDVIGDMIAAERDMETSQAPADTATLAERPGKLRLADVHFRYPAAEDEVIRGMSLEIPFGSSVGIVGPSGAGKSTLIDLLLGLSQPSSGELEIDGESLRSVLKQWRGRVGYVPQRVALFDATIAQNVALTWGDDLDRDRVEHALRRAQLGTLIDSRAGGIDERIGERGVSLSGGQQQRLGIARALYTDPLVLVLDESTSSLDTKTEDEVTKAIRSLQGEVTLISVAHRLSTIKDYDRICYLDDGVIVAQGSFTEVARAHPAFGEQVALAGLASELGVGEPENPAAP, encoded by the coding sequence ATGAAAGAAATCTGGTCGGTCCTCCGGCAGCTCCTCCCGCTGCTCCCACAGGGAGCACAGCGCTACTTCGTTGGTTTCATGGTGGCGACAAGCCTGATCACGGCACTTGACGCGGTCGGCATGGCGTTGCTCGCCATCGTCATTGGGCCTGCGCTCACGGGCGATACCATTTCGCTTCCAGTGATCGGGGACGTGGCCCCGGAGAGCGCGCCGATCTTCGTGCTCATTGCCCTGCTGCTGATGATTCTGAAGTCCGTGCTCAATGTGGTGCTGCAGTGGTTTGCTACCCGGCGCTTCGCGCGGTACGAGCTGGAGATCGGGGACCGGCTCTTCCGGGCCTACATCAACTCCAGCTGGGAGGAACGGGCAAAGCGCTCCGTCGCAGAGATCACCCGTATTGCAGATGCCGGAATCGCGAACACGATGGCCGGGTTTGTGCTGCCAATCATGCGGATCCCGAGCTCGTTCTTCACGTTCGTGCTGGTGCTCGGTGTGCTCGTGGTGGCCGACCCGATGACCTCAGCGATCGCGTTCGTGTATCTCTCGCTCGTCATGCTGCTGGTGCACTTCGTGGTTACGAAACGCGCGCTCGAAGCCGGCCAGGTCAACCTCTATTACGGCTACCGGGTAGCCAATCTGATGACCGAGATGATCGATGCGCTGAAGGAGCTCAGCCTGCGCAACCGGCTGAGTGAAGTAGCGGATCTGGTGACAAATAACCGACGGCACAGTGTGCGGGCCCGCGCCAACGGTGCGTTCCTGGGAATCTTGCCGGGCTTCGCCTACGAGGCTGCGCTGTTCGGCGGCGTCATCCTCATCGGTGGCTTCGCCGTCTGGCAGGGCGGAATGGCTGCTGGCCTGAGCTCTGTCGCGCTCTTCGCGATGACCGGCATCCGTCTCATCCCGGCACTCACCGGCCTCCAGGGAGGCATCGTGCAGGCGACCGCCAGCACTCCCGGCGCGAAGGATGTCATCGGCGACATGATTGCCGCTGAGCGCGACATGGAAACCTCGCAGGCGCCTGCCGACACGGCGACGCTCGCTGAGCGGCCAGGAAAGCTCCGGCTCGCGGACGTTCACTTCCGCTACCCGGCGGCCGAGGACGAGGTGATTCGCGGCATGTCGCTGGAGATCCCATTCGGCAGCTCCGTCGGAATTGTCGGCCCGTCTGGCGCGGGTAAGTCGACACTGATCGATCTCCTGCTGGGGCTGAGTCAGCCCTCGTCAGGGGAACTCGAGATCGACGGAGAATCGCTGCGCTCAGTATTGAAACAGTGGCGCGGTCGCGTGGGCTATGTGCCGCAGCGGGTGGCGCTGTTCGACGCCACCATTGCGCAAAACGTTGCGTTGACCTGGGGCGATGATCTGGACCGGGACCGCGTGGAGCACGCGCTGCGACGTGCACAGCTCGGCACCCTCATCGACTCGCGCGCCGGCGGCATCGACGAACGCATCGGCGAGCGCGGGGTGTCACTCTCCGGCGGACAGCAACAGCGGCTCGGCATCGCTCGTGCGCTCTACACTGACCCGCTCGTGCTGGTGCTCGACGAATCGACCAGCTCGCTCGACACCAAGACTGAGGACGAGGTCACGAAGGCGATCCGGAGCCTGCAGGGCGAGGTGACGCTGATTTCAGTTGCGCACCGGTTGTCGACGATCAAGGACTACGACCGGATCTGCTACCTCGACGACGGTGTCATCGTGGCGCAGGGCAGCTTCACTGAGGTGGCGCGTGCGCACCCTGCGTTTGGTGAGCAGGTTGCGCTGGCTGGCCTCGCGTCGGAGCTTGGGGTTGGGGAGCCGGAGAATCCGGCGGCACCGTAG
- a CDS encoding glycosyltransferase — MHPAAERLWNLTPKLAQDAIASGVDRLRGAVPPPPPVPDPQMPIRLLVGPVNYAGQGYRWSRAVEETGRVSARNYVHEANNPLGYASDYTVPWRTAEHSRSWQRSMLETLSEQYTHVLIEACFPILGGRYSGDMYRQAAELQEAGLKLAIVGHGTDIRLPSRHAELHEWSYFHTDEWVAPELVEKVVSKNLKLIDDLGVPTFVSTAGLLLDVPEAHFLGVIIDPERWSNDEPLLVRDRLKVVHAPTNPIPKGTTLIAPIARRLHDEGLIEYVELRGIPNDQMPAIFADADVVLDQFRGADYGVAACETMASGRIVLAHVSDQVRAEVESRAGMALPIPETTPGTIESMLRDIAARRDHYREIAAQGPEFVRRLHSGDYSRNALMQHFLDA; from the coding sequence GTGCACCCAGCAGCTGAACGACTCTGGAATCTCACGCCAAAGCTTGCACAAGACGCAATCGCCTCCGGCGTTGACCGCCTGCGCGGAGCGGTCCCACCGCCGCCGCCAGTGCCCGATCCGCAGATGCCGATCCGTCTCCTCGTTGGGCCGGTGAATTATGCTGGCCAGGGGTATCGTTGGTCCCGCGCAGTCGAGGAGACCGGACGGGTTTCCGCGCGCAACTATGTCCATGAAGCGAACAACCCGCTGGGATATGCCTCGGACTACACCGTTCCGTGGCGGACTGCTGAGCATTCACGATCCTGGCAGCGGTCGATGCTGGAAACGTTGTCCGAGCAGTACACTCACGTGCTGATCGAGGCGTGCTTTCCGATCCTCGGTGGTCGCTACTCCGGCGATATGTACCGGCAGGCGGCCGAATTGCAGGAAGCGGGCCTGAAACTCGCGATCGTGGGGCATGGCACTGACATTCGTTTGCCCTCGCGTCACGCCGAGCTGCACGAGTGGTCCTATTTCCACACCGACGAATGGGTCGCCCCTGAGCTGGTAGAAAAGGTCGTCAGCAAGAACCTCAAGTTGATCGACGATCTCGGCGTGCCAACCTTCGTCTCGACCGCGGGCCTCTTACTTGATGTGCCTGAGGCGCATTTCCTCGGAGTCATTATTGATCCAGAGAGGTGGTCGAACGATGAGCCGCTGCTGGTGCGCGACCGCCTCAAGGTCGTGCACGCACCAACGAATCCAATTCCGAAGGGCACAACGCTCATCGCCCCGATCGCTCGGCGGCTGCACGATGAAGGCCTCATTGAGTATGTCGAATTGCGCGGGATCCCGAACGATCAGATGCCCGCAATCTTCGCAGACGCAGATGTGGTGTTGGACCAGTTCCGCGGCGCGGACTACGGGGTCGCTGCCTGTGAAACTATGGCCTCTGGGCGGATCGTCCTCGCCCACGTGAGTGACCAGGTCCGAGCCGAGGTGGAATCTCGCGCCGGCATGGCGCTCCCGATTCCTGAGACGACTCCAGGCACCATTGAATCGATGCTCCGTGACATCGCTGCGAGGCGGGATCACTACCGGGAAATCGCGGCGCAGGGGCCCGAGTTCGTGCGCCGGCTCCACAGCGGCGACTACTCGCGCAACGCGCTGATGCAGCACTTTTTGGACGCATAA
- a CDS encoding glycosyltransferase — MTSLFSRFAGWAVAHRSKLPQWAQRLMESAARNPDGLVGKLSARLMGSGGDAAVTSVPDAEIRVYVAPTNYAGQGYLWARALESADSRIGARNMAIDLPGGYAFLADTLVPIAAVNASADWAAAEWAAVRQFTHVLFEAERPIFGKQFGRNIHAEVAALEAAGVSVAFLGHGTDVRDPDHHMELTPWSPYGEDPRTPVLRTDAQANIALLEQLRRPTFISTPDLAADLPWAVWCPVVVDTARFTAADSAFATDGERIRVIHASSNPLQKGSDRIEPALAPLIESGEIEYELITATPAAEMPGVFAAADIVLDQFRVGSYGVAACEAMAAGRVVVGHVLPSVRARILRDTGLELPIVEATPDTLHDVIAALLADPVAARAAAAAGPEYVSGVHSGAMSAAALIHHWVDPV; from the coding sequence ATGACTTCCCTCTTCTCCCGATTCGCCGGCTGGGCCGTGGCACACCGCTCCAAGTTGCCTCAGTGGGCGCAGCGCCTGATGGAGTCTGCCGCACGCAATCCCGACGGCCTCGTAGGGAAGCTCAGCGCCCGCCTCATGGGCTCGGGCGGCGATGCCGCAGTCACGAGCGTTCCCGACGCGGAGATCCGGGTGTATGTCGCGCCAACGAACTATGCCGGGCAGGGGTACCTGTGGGCACGGGCACTCGAGTCCGCTGATTCACGGATCGGCGCCCGCAATATGGCGATTGATTTGCCTGGCGGGTACGCGTTCCTTGCCGACACACTTGTTCCCATTGCCGCAGTGAACGCTTCAGCTGACTGGGCGGCGGCAGAATGGGCGGCGGTACGTCAGTTTACTCACGTACTTTTCGAAGCCGAGCGGCCCATCTTTGGCAAGCAGTTCGGGCGCAACATACACGCCGAAGTTGCCGCGCTCGAAGCAGCCGGCGTCTCCGTCGCGTTCCTCGGACACGGCACCGATGTCCGCGATCCTGACCACCACATGGAGCTGACCCCCTGGTCGCCATATGGGGAGGACCCGCGCACACCGGTGCTGCGGACAGACGCCCAAGCGAACATTGCATTGCTTGAACAGCTCCGCAGGCCAACGTTCATCTCAACCCCCGATCTTGCGGCGGACCTCCCATGGGCCGTATGGTGCCCGGTGGTGGTCGATACCGCACGCTTCACGGCTGCTGACTCCGCGTTCGCTACTGACGGCGAGCGCATACGGGTGATCCATGCCTCAAGCAACCCTTTGCAGAAAGGCAGTGACCGGATCGAGCCTGCACTCGCTCCCCTCATCGAATCCGGAGAGATCGAGTACGAGCTCATCACCGCGACGCCCGCCGCGGAAATGCCGGGCGTGTTTGCCGCGGCCGACATTGTGCTCGATCAGTTCCGCGTCGGTTCGTACGGGGTCGCCGCTTGCGAGGCGATGGCGGCTGGCCGCGTCGTTGTCGGGCACGTGCTTCCATCCGTCCGCGCGCGCATCCTGCGCGACACCGGCCTGGAGCTCCCGATCGTTGAGGCGACACCGGACACGCTGCACGACGTTATTGCCGCCCTCCTCGCAGATCCTGTCGCTGCTCGCGCGGCAGCTGCAGCGGGACCTGAGTACGTCTCGGGAGTGCACTCTGGCGCGATGAGTGCTGCGGCGCTCATCCACCATTGGGTCGATCCCGTCTAG
- a CDS encoding DUF6752 domain-containing protein: MKEPHATASPLTRLRNRLSGAHIRSLQAELQTERERITQLEAELDELRRDSLRVAELVDLVEQQLSP, translated from the coding sequence ATGAAAGAACCACACGCCACGGCCAGTCCGCTCACCCGGCTCCGCAACCGCCTCTCCGGCGCACACATTCGCAGCCTGCAAGCTGAGCTACAAACCGAGCGCGAGCGCATCACACAGCTCGAGGCCGAACTTGATGAGCTTCGCCGCGACAGCCTCCGTGTCGCCGAACTCGTCGACCTGGTGGAGCAGCAGCTGTCTCCGTAG
- a CDS encoding LpxD N-terminal domain-containing protein, with protein sequence MTDLTARALADDFTADLIGADLRISVPAPLVDATADTLTFVGDVERFAAPLGAALAAGAVVLAPEGVELPAPARGAIIPVANPRAAFGQTVARHFAPQMEPGIAATARVHETAIVHDTAHIGEYSVIRAGVIIEAHAEIRDHVVIGRNVVVGPHALVKSQAVVGEEGFGIEKDANGNNFHVPHIGSVRLGAHTEVGNFTTVCSGTIAPTVIGDYTKIDDHVHIAHNCRIGRNVIITACAEVSGSVVVEDDVWIGPNASIIQGLTLGKDSLLGIGAVALKSIPENEVRVGNPAKRLGDNKK encoded by the coding sequence ATGACGGACCTCACCGCTCGCGCGCTCGCAGACGACTTCACCGCCGATCTCATTGGCGCGGACCTCAGAATCTCGGTCCCGGCTCCACTTGTCGACGCCACCGCAGACACGCTCACCTTCGTCGGCGATGTCGAGCGTTTTGCGGCACCGCTCGGCGCGGCACTCGCCGCTGGCGCCGTAGTGCTGGCGCCCGAAGGAGTCGAATTGCCTGCTCCTGCACGAGGTGCGATCATCCCCGTAGCCAACCCGCGCGCCGCATTCGGCCAGACTGTGGCGCGACACTTCGCCCCACAGATGGAACCGGGGATCGCTGCGACCGCCCGGGTGCACGAGACGGCGATCGTGCACGACACTGCACACATCGGCGAGTACAGCGTGATCCGAGCCGGTGTGATCATCGAAGCACACGCGGAGATTCGGGATCACGTCGTGATCGGGCGCAACGTCGTGGTCGGCCCGCACGCGCTGGTGAAGAGCCAGGCAGTGGTGGGCGAGGAGGGCTTCGGCATCGAGAAGGACGCCAATGGCAACAATTTCCATGTGCCCCACATCGGCTCCGTGCGCCTGGGCGCTCACACCGAGGTCGGCAATTTCACCACGGTGTGCTCCGGCACGATCGCTCCCACCGTGATCGGGGATTACACGAAGATCGATGACCACGTGCACATTGCGCACAACTGCCGGATCGGCCGCAACGTGATCATCACTGCGTGCGCAGAGGTGTCCGGCAGCGTCGTCGTCGAGGATGACGTCTGGATAGGTCCGAACGCCTCAATCATTCAGGGGCTCACGCTCGGCAAGGATTCCCTGCTCGGGATCGGGGCGGTAGCCCTGAAGTCGATCCCGGAGAACGAGGTCCGGGTCGGGAACCCCGCGAAGCGGCTCGGCGACAACAAGAAGTAG
- a CDS encoding GCN5 family acetyltransferase — MTSTATETYDYSLRSYADTLRAYREAGYAVTGFERYLAAPQEKHLVLRHDIDNTIEQAMRVARVDAEAGCSSTFFLRVHARGYNLMSLQSLQFIQEMEALGHEVQLHLEGGLSDWLGGDNWSWAERQRAVFEAAVGRPLGGFSSHEPARMGGMDFANALREKWNDTVAYHAYEERFMMPNMKYLSDSSGRWREGHFGQWVGKEPLMQVLTHPFWWFEKVPAENY, encoded by the coding sequence GTGACCTCAACTGCAACTGAAACGTACGACTACTCGCTCAGGTCGTACGCCGACACGCTCCGTGCGTATCGCGAGGCCGGATACGCGGTGACCGGGTTCGAACGGTACTTGGCTGCCCCGCAGGAGAAGCACCTCGTATTGCGACACGACATCGACAACACGATTGAGCAGGCCATGCGCGTGGCGCGCGTTGATGCTGAGGCTGGATGCTCGTCGACGTTCTTCCTGCGCGTGCACGCGCGCGGCTACAATCTCATGAGCTTGCAGTCCCTGCAGTTCATTCAGGAGATGGAGGCGCTTGGCCACGAAGTCCAGCTCCACCTCGAAGGTGGTCTGAGCGACTGGCTCGGCGGGGACAACTGGTCTTGGGCTGAACGCCAGCGCGCGGTGTTCGAAGCAGCGGTGGGGCGCCCACTCGGCGGATTCAGCTCTCATGAACCGGCTCGTATGGGTGGCATGGACTTCGCGAACGCGCTGCGCGAAAAGTGGAACGACACCGTCGCTTATCACGCTTACGAAGAACGGTTCATGATGCCGAACATGAAGTACCTGAGCGACTCCAGCGGGCGCTGGCGCGAGGGGCACTTCGGCCAGTGGGTCGGCAAAGAGCCGCTCATGCAGGTGCTCACGCACCCGTTCTGGTGGTTCGAGAAAGTCCCAGCCGAGAACTACTAG
- a CDS encoding glycosyltransferase, giving the protein MSDPRVDITIAVHSASRPVARAVASVLDHTVAPVRVNVVAHNIDPEIIRTNLGRFASDPRLRLLELRDGIPSPAGPMNFGFASSTAPFISVMGSDDELAPGAIDSWLAVHEATRAEVVIAKIQLADGRTDPYPPVRNGRRTRALHGRRDRLAYRSAPLGLIDRARFGELRLTEGLPSGEDLAYSLTLWFTGQRLAYDLDGPAYVINDDASDRVTASPRPLAQDFSFLDELESFAWFARASRADRIAIVVKLIRIHVFDAVLARIGSAEALAENRSDILALLDRFEHIAPGATALLSLADRRVFDALRDPSGTPADILRGLEARHAYLSVPTLLTRNPFLALRAQAPFRTLFAGFRIMNGKR; this is encoded by the coding sequence ATGTCTGATCCACGCGTCGATATCACGATCGCTGTCCACTCCGCCTCACGTCCCGTCGCCCGAGCGGTCGCTTCGGTGCTCGATCACACCGTGGCACCCGTGCGGGTCAATGTCGTGGCGCACAATATCGATCCGGAGATCATCCGCACGAACCTCGGACGCTTCGCGAGCGATCCCCGGCTGCGGCTGCTTGAACTCCGAGATGGGATCCCCTCCCCGGCCGGCCCGATGAACTTTGGTTTTGCGTCCTCGACCGCCCCGTTCATCTCCGTGATGGGTTCTGATGACGAACTCGCCCCCGGGGCGATCGACTCGTGGCTTGCGGTGCATGAGGCCACGCGCGCAGAGGTCGTTATCGCGAAAATCCAGCTCGCAGACGGGCGCACTGATCCATATCCACCTGTGCGCAATGGCCGCCGCACGCGCGCGCTGCACGGCCGGCGCGACCGCCTTGCGTACCGCAGTGCCCCACTTGGCCTCATCGACCGAGCGCGCTTCGGTGAGCTTCGCCTCACGGAAGGGCTCCCCTCCGGCGAAGACCTCGCGTACTCGCTCACGCTCTGGTTCACCGGCCAACGTCTCGCCTACGATCTGGATGGCCCCGCGTACGTCATCAACGACGATGCGTCCGATCGCGTCACGGCATCTCCGCGACCACTCGCCCAAGATTTCTCGTTCCTCGATGAGCTTGAGTCATTCGCGTGGTTCGCGCGCGCCAGCCGGGCAGATCGGATCGCGATTGTCGTCAAGCTGATCCGGATCCACGTGTTTGACGCGGTGCTCGCTCGGATCGGTTCAGCTGAGGCGCTTGCTGAGAACCGCTCCGATATTCTTGCGCTGCTCGACCGCTTCGAGCACATCGCGCCGGGAGCGACCGCGCTCCTCTCACTCGCCGACCGACGAGTGTTCGACGCCCTCCGTGATCCAAGCGGCACACCGGCAGACATTTTGCGGGGTCTCGAAGCTCGCCACGCGTATCTGTCGGTACCGACGCTCCTGACACGCAATCCGTTCCTCGCGCTGCGTGCACAGGCCCCGTTCCGCACACTCTTCGCTGGCTTCCGGATCATGAACGGGAAGCGCTAG